One Pseudomonas syringae CC1557 genomic window, GTGACCACGGTGCTGATCCTGCTTGGCTTGCGCTGGCTGCCGCGACGCAACGAAGACGTCGCCCCGCTCAGCGCCCGCCTGCGCGCTCGCACCCGGCGTATTCGCGACTTCGGCCTGGCGGTTCTGGTCGGCCTGGGGATGGCGACATTGTCCTACGCCATGTTGACCCGCCAGACGCCCAACGCCATCTCGTCGTTCTACCTGAGCCGTGCGCTGCCGCAAGGCGGCGGCACCAACGTGGTCAACGTGATGCTGGTGGATTTCCGTGGTTTCGACACGTTTGGCGAAATCACCGTACTGGCAGCCGTGGCGCTGACCGTGTTTGCCCTGTTGCGGCGCTTCCGCCCGCCCAAGGAAAGCATCCTGTTGCCTGCGCAGCAGCGCTTGCTGGCGCGCGACGTGGTGACGGACCTGATCAACCCGCGTGGAGCCAGTGACACGGCGCTCGGTTTCATGATGGTCCCGGCGGCGCTGGTCAGGTTGCTGCTACCGATCGCTTTCATTATTTCGATGTACCTGTTCGTGCGCGGCCACAATCAGCCTGGCGGCGGATTCGTTGCCGGGCTGGTGATGTCGGTGGCGTTCATTCTGCAGTACATGGTTGCCGGTACTCAGTGGGTGGAAGCGCAAATGAGCCTGCGGCCGCTGCGCTGGATGGGCACCGGCCTGCTGTGCGCGGTCCTGACCGGCGCCGGCTCCATGGCGCTGGGTTATCCGTTCATGACGACCCATACCGCGCATGTCGATTTACCGATTCTGGGTGACATCCATATCGCCAGCGCACTGTTTTTCGACGTCGGCGTGTATGCCGTAGTGGTCGGTTCGACCCTGTTGATTCTCACCGCGCTGGCTCACCAGTCGGTGCGCAGTCATCGCCCGACCCAACTGCCCAAGCCTGTTGCCAATCCGCAAGGAATTCTCTGATGGAAGAAGTTATCGCAGTCGCCATCGGTGTTCTCGCCGCGTCGGGAGTCTGGCTGATCCTGCGTCCGCGAACCTTCCAGGTAGTCATGGGCCTGTGTCTGCTGTCGTACGGGGTCAATCTGTTCATTTTCAGCATGGGCAGCCTGTTCATCGGCAAAGAGCCAATCATCAAGGACGGCATTCCGCAGGACCTGCTCAATTACACTGACCCGCTGCCGCAGGCACTGGTGCTCACCGCCATCGTCATCAGCTTCGCCATGACCGCCCTGTTTCTGGTGGTGCTGCTCGCCTCCCGAGGCCTGACCGGCACCGACCACGTCGATGGCCGGGAGCCCAAGGCATGAACGGGATGACGCAACTGATCATCGCGCCGATCCTGCTGCCATTGCTGACCGCCGGGCTGATGCTCTGGCTGGGTGAAAAGCACCGCCCGCTCAAAGGGCGTATCAACCTGCTCTCAAGCATCCTCGGGCTGGGCATCTCCGTGGTGCTGATGCTCTGGGTGCAGCACACCGGCAACAGCGGATCGATTGGTGTCTATCTGCCGGGCAACTGGGGCGTACCGTTCGGTATCGTGCTGGTCGTCGATCATCTGTCGGCATTGATGATGGTGCTGACCGGCATCGTCGGTGTCTGCGCGCTGCTGTTTGCCCTGGCGCGCTGGGATCGCGCCGGTGCAAGCTTCCACGCCTTGTTCCAGATCCAGCTCATGGGCCTGTACGGCGCGTTTCTGACTGCTGACCTGTTCAACCTTTTCGTATTTTTCGAAGTGCTGCTGGCAGCCTCCTATGGCCTGATGCTGCACGGCTCCGGACGGGCACGCGTGTCGGCAGGCCTGCATTACATTTCGATCAACCTGCTGGCCTCGTCGCTTTTTCTGATCGGCGCAGCCTTGATCTACGGCGTGACCGGCACACTTAACTTCGCAGATCTGGCGATCAAGATTCCTCAGGTATCAGAAGCTGATCTGGGTCTGCTGCATGCCGGTGCGGCGATTCTGGCAACGGCGTTTCTGGCCAAGGCCGGTATGTGGCCGCTGAATTTCTGGCTGGTTCCGGCCTATTCCTCCGCCAGCGCGCCAGTTGCAGCAATGTTTGCGATCATGACCAAGGTAGGCATCTACACCTTGCTGCGCCTATGGACGCTGCTGTTTTCAGGGCAGGCCGGCGCCTCTGCCTTCTTCGGCGGCGAATGGCTGATCTTTGGTGGCATGGCAACCATCTTCACTGCGGCGATAGCAATCATCGCCGCCCAGCGTCTGGAGCGCCTGGCCAGCCTGAGCATTCTCGTATCGGCAGGCATCCTGCTGTCGGCGATCGGCTTCGCACAGCCCAGCCTGACGTCGGGCGCACTGTTCTATCTGGTCAGCTCGACGCTGGCATTGAGTGCGATGTTCCTGTTGGGCGAATTGATCGAGCGCTCGCGATCAGCCAACGAAATCCCTTTGGAAGAAGACGCGGACCAGTTGCCGCGTGCCATGGAGTCACTGCATCCGCCGCCCGGCACCAATCTGGACGACGAACAAAAAGTCGTGGTCGGCCAGGTGATTCCCATGACCGTGGCCTTTCTGGGCTTGAGCTTTATCATCTGCGCGCTGCTGATCATCGGCATGCCGCCGCTTTCCGGGTTCATTGGCAAGCTGACGCTGCTGAGTGCCCTGCTCAATCCGCTGGGGCTGGATGTCGCCCAGGACGAAGCATTGCTGACGCGCTCCTGGATGCTGATCGGTCTGCTGATCTTTTCCGGACTGGCATCGCTGATCGCTTTTTCCAGACTGGGCACCCAGCGCTTCTGGACACCCCACGAGCGCCCCTCGCCGCTGTTGCGGCGCAACGAGTGCCTACCGATCATTATCCTGCTGGGCCTGTGCATAGCGTTGACCTTCAAGGCAGAGTCGCTGCTGCGCTATACACAAGACACCGCCGCAGCGCTGCATGAGCCCAAGCAATATGTGCAATCGGTGCTCGCCACACGCCCCATACCCGGCCCGACCAGTCATGAAGTCAATCCGGAGGGGCAACCATGAAACGTGTGTTTCCGGCACCCTTGCTCTCTATGGCGCTGTGGGCGCTGTGGCTGGTACTGAACCTTTCTGTCAGCCCCGGCCACCTGTTGCTGGGCGCCTTGCTGGGCTTTCTGGCACCGCTGCTGATGGCGCCCTTACGTCCGCTGCCGGTACGCATTCGCAAACCAGGGACGATCCTCAAGTTCTTCTGGCTGGTAGGGCGTGATGTGGTGGTTTCCAACCTCCAGGTCGGTCTGAGCATCTGGCGGCTAAAGCGTCGACCACCCCGCTCGGCCTTCGTGCGAATCCCGCTGGACCTGCACAATGCCCACGGCTTGGCGGCACTGGCAATCGTGACCACTGTAGTGCCCGGCACGGTCTGGTCAGAACTGGCGCTGGATCGCAGCGTGCTGTTGATGCATGTCTTCGATCTGGAGAACGAGGCGCAATTCATCGAGCACTTCAAGACTACCTATGAGCGTCCATTGATGGAGATCTTTCAATGAGTAATCTGCTCGACAACGCCATTCTGATCAGCCTGCTGATCTTTGCCCTGGCCATGGTGATCACCTTGCTACGCCTGATCAAAGGCCCTTCTGCGCAGGACCGGGTACTGGCGCTGGATTACCTGTACATCATCGCCATGCTGATGATGCTGGTGCTGGGCATCCGCTACGCCAGCGACACCTATTTCGAGGCAGCCATGCTGATCGCCCTGTTCGGCTTCGTCGGCTCATTCGCACTGGCCAAATTCCTGCTGCGCGGAGAAGTGATCGAATGAACGAATTACCGGTTTCCGTACCTTTCTGGGCTGAAATACTGACGGCCGGGCTGCTGATCGCCAGCAGCCTGTTCGCCCTGACCGGGGCGCTGGGCCTGTTGCGTCTGAAAGACTTCTTTCAACGCATGCATCCACCGGCACTGGCTTCGACACTGGGTGCCTGGTGCGTGGCACTGGCATCGATCATCTACTTCTCGGCACTGAAATCCGAACCGGTCATCCATGCCTGGCTGATTCCGGTGTTACTGGCGATAACGGTGCCTGTGACCACCCTGCTGCTCGCGCGCACTGCGCTGTTCCGCAAACGCATGGCCGGTGAAGATGTGCCAGCCGAGGTCAGCAGTGGCCGTGTCGATGGTGAGTCGAACGCAGGTTGAAGACGGTGTGCGCGAGCGTTATTCGCTGGCTTTGAAGGTCAGTTCGCCCTTGCGCCATTTCGCGGCTTTGCCAACCGCAGTTTTCAGGACCTTGCTCATACCGGTCAGCAGTTGTTCTTTTGCGGCAAAGACCATGACCACACCATGCCCTTCCTTGAACACGATTCCGTGGCCTTCGGGCGTATCGACAAAAGCATATTCACCCAATCCGTAAACGGTGACCTTCACCTCACGGAATTTCAATTCAAGCTTTCCACCTTCACGACTCGGCAGCACAGCCGCGCGAAAATGGTCGCCGACCTTGAGTTCCAGACGCGGCTTGTCATCGACCACCAAGGCAGTCTCGGTGTCAATTTCAGCGATGTAGATGCCTTCGGCTGATTGCTCGGTGATGTAGACAAAACGGGATTGAAATTGCTTGACCAACTGTGCGCGAAGATCGCCGAGCACGAACAAAGCATGGGTATCCAGGTTACTTACAGCCAAAGTACAAACCCTCAAACATGAAAAATGAGGCTGCCTGATGTTCAGGCAGTCAATAAGTGACTCATTCACAGGCCGAACGGCACGGCCAGATACCTGCTGACGCGCTGCACGCGGGAACGATGAATCGGCTACCGCTGAACTGTGCAGGCTGGAGGCGGATTCTACCGGCTCATTGCCTTCACGGGATATATTCCTTTTGTACACATCAATGTCACAAGGAGGACACGGCAAGGGCACTGGCGCCTGCTCGACACATGAATCAGGGACTGTCCAGAGGCTCTGGGTGCGCTCCAGGCCGCGGTCGCACTGACATCTGGCACCGTGGAAACATAGCATTAACCTAAGGAGCAAAAAAGATTGCCGTTTGCAGACCGGTAAATGCATCGAACTCTTGCAGACAGCTGTCACTCCCATAGAGAACTGATGACAACACGGGGATCCCCCTCGTCTAGGAGATGACATGGAACCGACCACAACCACCCTGAATGACCTTTTCGCTCAACTCGGCCTTGAGTCCGACGATGACAGCATTGAAGCATTCATCGCCAGCCATCAGTTGGCTGACGATGTGAAGCTGATCGACGCCGAATTCTGGAGTGAAAGACAAGCTGACTTCCTTCACGAGCAGTTGCATGAGGATGCCGAGTGGGCGCCCGTGGTCGACGACCTTAATGCCCGCTTGCATAAAAAGCCTTGAGACTCACTGCGGGTAGCCGGGCTGCACGACATTGGGGTGCAGTATCCGGCCACCCGGCGCTGGAGCGTGAACGAATACCGCATCACTGAGGCTGCCCGTTCGGCCGAGTGCCGCGCTCCAGTGCGCAGACTGATGAATGTAGCGCCAGCGCAGGATCTGCTCTTCCTCGCCCGTCAACGTATAAGAGCCACCTCGCGCATAGTCGATCAGCTTGCGCGCAATCACCTCCAGTTCGGGAGGAAGCTGTAAGTGAGGCGCATGCGGAACGGGACCGAACGGCACGCCCTCATCACAGGCCAGCGTATGCATGATCTGCAACGAAACCCGTGAAAGATGGCCAAAAACCTGCCGATGCATGCACACCGCAGCCACGATAACACCAGCACTGGAGAGCGTTTTTTTGCAGATATTGCGGCTGCTTGCGCATGACCGGACCTGCAACGACGCCTGACTGTCGAGCGGATCGATCCATTGACTGAAATCCATTTTGGCCAACTCCACCTGCGCTTCCTGCCAGCAAGTCGCCGTTTCCGGAGGACTGCCACGCCGCACAGCGCTCATACGCGGGCGAGTCATTAATACGTTTTCCTCCATCTGTGGCGGGTAACCACCACCGATATCGGAATGGGCCCCCGGCAAGGTTATTTCCTCAGGCCAGCCGGGCGTAATGCTATTGAGCGCAAAATTGCGTCGATTTTCATCACGCGCCACCAGATGCAGCACTTGCTGGGCGCATCCTGGCGGCAGATACAGGTTGACGCGTCGATTGCAGGCGTCACTCGTGTTGCCCAGATCCTTGACACTCCCGATGGCCGCAACGGTATCGAACAGCCCGATGACCTTGAGCACCACACTGTCGTTGCTCCAGATAAAGTTTTCGCTCAACCGCACTTTACGGCTACGGAGTATCGGCTCAAGCATGCCGATATCACGTTTGAGGATTTCGTTGACGAAATGTCTCGCCGACGCCGCACCACGGCTGAAGCCGAACACGTCAAATTCCAGCGCCCCCAGCACGCAATCCGGATTATCCCCGGGGAAGGTCTTGAGTAGCGCACCCAGCTTTCCAAACGCGTTTTCCACCTTGGAAACCACACCCGTGACGCCACGACCAAAGCTCTGCCCCGGCCATACAGAATCACGCTCACCGGATGTCGTACCGGCACCGCTTATATAAATCGGGTAATAGATTCTCAAACCCTGCCCGTCATTGGCGGCGACCGGTTGATGACGATAAAGCGCCACCAGCAAGGCGATGTTACTTAGCTCATTGCTGTAACTACTGCCCGGATCAGCATGTCGCCCGGCGCACTCCTTGATGTGCCTGCCTTCGTTGACTTCCAGCAATGCCCGGCAATCGGCGCCGATCTGACTGTTGACCCGATTATTACCGGTGCCGTCAAAAAATACGCCTATACGCGCGGTAACCTGCAAAGCTGCCACGCCCGAAAACGCGGCAGACTGTTTGACACTCCGTGTACTGTCCATAACTCTTCCGTCCATTGAGGCGCCCTTGGCAAGGTCGCACTTAAATCAAAAATCAATACCAATGATTTAAGAGATTGCTCAACGTAAACAAACAGTCAAGTCATGCACAGTTATTCAGATTATTCCTACACACTACGCAGCACTATTTAAAATATTATATAAATAAATACCTACACACCATTGCGTATTTAACGTAAAGAAGATTGACTGTCCAAACACAACCAATCTTTCCGTTGTATGACAAATGCACTATTAAAACTAGTGGCTCGAACTGCCTTGAGGTTTGTAACCCAGGCGCAGACCACCCCAATGACGCCCCTTGACGATAATGGGCACTGACAGGTCATGCATCAGCTCTCCCGTGTCCCGCGTATAGGTCTGCAGCAGTACCGGTTGCTGATGGCTGCCGCAGCGAATACCGGTCCGGTCATCAAACTTGCGCTTGCTGCGATTGCGCGCATTGTCCACCGCTGCGTCCCCGGTCAGCGGCTGATTGAACGCGCTGTTATGCGTAGGTACGTAACCTTGCTGGGTGCAGGCGATGGCAAACACCAGGCCTTCATGCCGTGCGAGCAACGGTTCTTGCAACGCCGGGAGTACCTGATCGGTGTAACGATCAAAGCGCGTGGTGAATCGGGTCGGTGAGGTATTCGCGACCGGTTTGTAATTGCGGTCGAACAGGTCATCCAGACTGACGCGCCCCTGTTCGATATCGGCTTCGAACTTTTCGCCAATCAGCCGCGCACCTTCACGGGCCAGATCGTAAATCCGCTGATGGTAGTCATCCAGACCCACCTCAGCCAGACGCTGACTGATAGTCTCGGCCTGCCCTTCCATCTGCACCGCAGCGCTGGCCAGTTGTCGGGTTTGCTCGTCGCTGACGGCCAGGTCGCTGCGCATGTGTTCGACGGCCTCGAACAGGCTCGCCAACTGGTCCTGATTGCTCTTGGCACCTTGGGATATTTCGCTGACCTGGCTCTCGACCTCGACCGCAAGGCGGGCAATGTTGCCGAGGTGCTCCCCGGTCAATTCGACCTGCTCGACACCAATGTCCAGGTCGGCAGACAACTGGCGGATCTGCTCAACGACCTGCACAGTGCGCTGCTGGATATCGGCCACCATCTGCCCGACTTCCCCGGTAGCACTCGCGGTCCGGCCGGCAAGCCCGCGCACTTCATCAGCCACCACGGCAAAACCACGCCCGTGTTCGCCGGCGCGGGCAGCCTCGATGGCTGCGTTGAGCGCCAGCAGGTTGGTCTGACTGGCAATCGACTGGATCACCATGGTCACCCGCTGGATCTCCTCACTGCGCTGGCTGAGCGCCTCGATCAGCTCCCGACTGGTGACTGCCCGATTACTCAACTGGTGCATCCGCTCGATGGACTCATTCAATGCGCCACTGCCCGCCTCGCTACGCGCCCTCGCCTCGCTGGCGGCCACCAGCGCCTGCTGGCTGAGCTGGGCGGTCTGCTGCTCGGTAGTGATCATCAGCTCGGCGCTGCTGACCACCTGCTCGGCAGCACCGAGCTGCGATTGCACACGGCCTGCCAGCTGACGCACAGAAAACGCTACCTGGGCGGCCGACAGCGCGTTGTGGCTGGTGGTGCGGGAGAGGTCACGGGTGAGACGGGTTATGTCGGCGTCTACCGACTCGGCCGACACTGCCGCAGGGCCAGGGAGCAACCATCGCGGCAGCCAGATCAACAGCAATGTGCAAGGCACAACAACATAGAGGGATATCCCGCTGACCGTCATCGCGGCCAGTAACAGGCACAACGCAACACTTTGTACCGCTGGCACCCACCACTTCAATGCGGTACCTGGCGCACTGGCCAGCGGCAATCCAGCTGCCATGGAAAGGTTCTCGGCCATGTTGCGTTACCCCGTCTGTATTTATCGTTATTGCACCTATTAAACGTCAGATAACGGCGATGTGCCATGCGCTAATGGTATTAGCGATCAGCGTTGCTGATTTCGATAAATCTCAGGCACAACAAAACCGGGAGGCAATTACTCGCCTCCCGGTCTGGTCACTCAGCCCCTGTTGCCTGGAAATCAGGCCTGGCGCTGGTGCTTGTCGATCTGCTCGTGGCGCTCTTGCGCTTCGATGCAGTACTTGGTGGTCGGGCTGATCAGCAGGCGTTTCAGGCCGATTGGCTCACCACTGTCATCACACCAGCCAAACGTATCATCGGCAATGCGCGACAGGGCCATTTCCAGTTGAGGCAGCATACGCTGATCGCGATCGATCACGTTCACCAACCAGTGACGCTCTTCTTCAACCGACGCAGCGTCGGCCGGATCGGCAGGCGTGTCCAGGCTTTCGATAGCAATGCGGCTTTGCTCGATTCGCTCGTGGATCTCGACCTTCATGCCCTGCAACAGCTCGACGAAGAAAGCTTGCTGCTCGGCGTTCATGTAGTCATCGGCCGGCATGGCCAGCAACTTTTCCTTTGTCATTTATTTCTCTATAAAAAAACGTGCATTGAGGAGCGGCTTGACGTTGTCGTAAAGCCAATAATCTCCAAGCGCCACCTGGCACTCAATTTACGAGGGGCGGCAGTCTAAGGCCGGCTTGCAGGCTCGGCAACACAAATTGAAGGGTTTTCGTACAACAATCACAGTAAAACCCCTTGGAACGCGGTTATAAAACCCACTCACGTGCGGCGTGATGAGGGTCTGACCGATGTGGAACCGATCGGTTCCTGCAAGTTTCCCGCAATATGAAACGCACAAAAGGGCCTTATAAGGCCCCTTGTGTCACGTGTATCGACTCAGCGCTTGGTCTTGCGCTTGTTGCGATATTGATCGATTACCACTGCAACTACAATGATCAAGCCCTTGATGATGTCCTGCACATAGGCATCCACCCCGATAAAGGTAAAACCGCTGGCCATCACCCCAAGGATCAGCGCACCGATCACCGTGCCGGTGATTCGTCCTACACCACCCGCAAGGCTGGTGCCGCCAATCACTGCAGCAGCGATGGCGTCCAGTTCATAGGACATGCCCATCCCGGCCTGACCGGTGGCGGCGCGTGCCGAAGCGACCACCCCTGCCAGCCCGGCGAGCAGCCCGGCAATGCTGTAGACAATGACCAGATGGCGCTTGACGTTGATCCCCGAGGTGCGTGCAGCCTGCATGTTGCCGCCGATGGCGTAAGTGTATTTGCCATATTTGGTGTAGCGCAGGGCAATGTGAAAGATAACCGCCACCACGAGAAAGATGATCACCGGCATCGCACCCTGACCAATTGCGGTGTAAGAATCAGAAAGCATGCTGACCGGCTGGCCTTCGGTGTAGAAGCGTGCCAGGCCGCGCGCAGACACCATCATGCCCAGCGTCGCGATGAATGGCGGGATGCCGGTGATGGCGATGATGCTGCCGTTGATAGCGCCGGCCAGCAGCCCGACGCCCAGCCCCACCACCACCGGAATCCATACGGGCAGATCGGTCAGTGAAGGGAACACGGCACGGGAATAGTCCGAGGTTTGCGCCAGGCTGGCAGCGATCATGGCCGACAACGCCAGAACCGAACCTGATGACAGGTCAATGCCCGTCGTGATGATCACCTGAGTCACGCCGATGGCCAACATCCCGATGATCGACACCTGAAGGATCATCAGCACCAGACGCTGCGAATTAAGCAGAAAACTCTGATCGCGCATGACCCAGCCCAACAGCTCAAACACCAGGCCGATGCCGATCAGCACCAGAAAAATGCTCAGCTCGGTGGGCAGCCGCCGTTTGCTTCTGGTCGGCGCAAGTGCCGGTTTGTTTTGCAAAATCGCGTTGCTCATGTTCGTAACCCTCTTGTTCTTTTTTTACGAGTTCCATTTACCGAACTGCGTGCTGCGCACTCAATGAACCCGGTGACCGGAGGCAAGGTGCATGACTTTTTCCTGGGTCGCCTCGCTGCGGTCGAGGATGCCCATCATTTCGCCTTCGTGCATAACCATGACCCGGTCGCTCATGCCGAGCACTTCGGGCAGTTCCGAAGAGATCATGATGACGGCCATGCCTTCGCTGGCCAGCAGCGAGATCAACCGATAGATTTCTACCTTGGCACCCACGTCGATGCCGCGCGTGGGCTCGTCGAGAATCAGCACCCGCGGGTTGGTCATCAGCCAGCGCGCCAGCAGGGCTTTTTGCTGATTGCCGCCCGACAGCGTGTCGATGCACTGCTCCAGTGACGGCGTCTTGACCCGGAGTTTCTTGCACATGTCTTCGCACAGGGCGCGCAGGGCCTTCTGTTGCACGAAGCCATTCCCCGCGTAGTTGGCCAGCACCGCCATTTCCATGTTTTCCATCACCGACAGACACGGAAACAGGCCAGTCAGCTTGCGGTCTTCGGTGAGCAATGCAAACCCCAGCTCGATGGCCTGGTGCGGATCGCCGATGCGTACCGGCTTGCCGTCGAAGTGAATCTCGCCGCTGTCACTGGGCGTGATGCCGAACAAAGTCTCGGCGACGTTGGTACGGCCTGACCCCATCAGGCCGGCAATGCCCAGAACTTCCCCGGCGCGCAGGTCGAACGACACGTCCTTGAAAATACCGCGCAGACTCAGATCGCGAACTGACAGCAGCACATCACCCGCCGGTTTGTCGCGCTGCGGAAACAACTGGGTCAGCTCGCGGCCGACCATCATTGAAATAAGGCTGTCGCCGTCCAGACTGTCAGCGCGCTGCAAGCCGATGTAAGCGCCATCGCGAAACACTGCCACTTCATCGGCGATCTCGAAGACTTCGTTCATCTTGTGGGTGATGTAGATGATGCCTTTACCCTGAGCACGCAGGTCCCCAATGATCGAAAACAGGTGTGCGACCTCGGTTTCGGTAATCGCCGAGGTCGGCTCATCCATGATCAGCACATCGGAATCGTAGGAAACGGCCTTGGCGATCTCCACCATCTGCCGCTCGGCGATGCTCAGGTTGCCGACCAGCTCTTCGGGATCAAGCCTGATGCGCAAGCGCTCCAACAGCTCGGCTGTACAGCGGTGCATTTCCCGATGATCAACCATGTGCAGTCCATTGAGCTGCTCGCGGCCGATCCAGATGTTCTCGGCAATGCTCATGAACGGCATCAGGTTCAGCTCCTGATGAATCATGGCAATACCGGCCTGCAAGGCTGAAAGCGGTGTTTCAAAGCGCACCGGCTTGCCGCGCAAACGAATTTCACCCGCGTCGGGCTGATAAATGCCTGCGATGATTTTCATTAACGTCGACTTCCCGGCCCCGTTCTCGCCCATCAGCGCCAGTACGCTGCCCGGACGCACACGAAGCTGAACATCATCGAGCGCGACCACGCCCGGAAAACCTTTGCTGATATGGCTGATT contains:
- a CDS encoding Na+/H+ antiporter subunit G, whose amino-acid sequence is MNELPVSVPFWAEILTAGLLIASSLFALTGALGLLRLKDFFQRMHPPALASTLGAWCVALASIIYFSALKSEPVIHAWLIPVLLAITVPVTTLLLARTALFRKRMAGEDVPAEVSSGRVDGESNAG
- a CDS encoding sugar ABC transporter ATP-binding protein, which codes for MSASATAHPPAQRDVDTQSPYLLEISHISKGFPGVVALDDVQLRVRPGSVLALMGENGAGKSTLMKIIAGIYQPDAGEIRLRGKPVRFETPLSALQAGIAMIHQELNLMPFMSIAENIWIGREQLNGLHMVDHREMHRCTAELLERLRIRLDPEELVGNLSIAERQMVEIAKAVSYDSDVLIMDEPTSAITETEVAHLFSIIGDLRAQGKGIIYITHKMNEVFEIADEVAVFRDGAYIGLQRADSLDGDSLISMMVGRELTQLFPQRDKPAGDVLLSVRDLSLRGIFKDVSFDLRAGEVLGIAGLMGSGRTNVAETLFGITPSDSGEIHFDGKPVRIGDPHQAIELGFALLTEDRKLTGLFPCLSVMENMEMAVLANYAGNGFVQQKALRALCEDMCKKLRVKTPSLEQCIDTLSGGNQQKALLARWLMTNPRVLILDEPTRGIDVGAKVEIYRLISLLASEGMAVIMISSELPEVLGMSDRVMVMHEGEMMGILDRSEATQEKVMHLASGHRVH
- a CDS encoding T6SS phospholipase effector Tle1-like catalytic domain-containing protein; protein product: MDSTRSVKQSAAFSGVAALQVTARIGVFFDGTGNNRVNSQIGADCRALLEVNEGRHIKECAGRHADPGSSYSNELSNIALLVALYRHQPVAANDGQGLRIYYPIYISGAGTTSGERDSVWPGQSFGRGVTGVVSKVENAFGKLGALLKTFPGDNPDCVLGALEFDVFGFSRGAASARHFVNEILKRDIGMLEPILRSRKVRLSENFIWSNDSVVLKVIGLFDTVAAIGSVKDLGNTSDACNRRVNLYLPPGCAQQVLHLVARDENRRNFALNSITPGWPEEITLPGAHSDIGGGYPPQMEENVLMTRPRMSAVRRGSPPETATCWQEAQVELAKMDFSQWIDPLDSQASLQVRSCASSRNICKKTLSSAGVIVAAVCMHRQVFGHLSRVSLQIMHTLACDEGVPFGPVPHAPHLQLPPELEVIARKLIDYARGGSYTLTGEEEQILRWRYIHQSAHWSAALGRTGSLSDAVFVHAPAPGGRILHPNVVQPGYPQ
- a CDS encoding DUF2789 domain-containing protein; translation: MEPTTTTLNDLFAQLGLESDDDSIEAFIASHQLADDVKLIDAEFWSERQADFLHEQLHEDAEWAPVVDDLNARLHKKP
- a CDS encoding TraR/DksA family transcriptional regulator, whose protein sequence is MTKEKLLAMPADDYMNAEQQAFFVELLQGMKVEIHERIEQSRIAIESLDTPADPADAASVEEERHWLVNVIDRDQRMLPQLEMALSRIADDTFGWCDDSGEPIGLKRLLISPTTKYCIEAQERHEQIDKHQRQA
- a CDS encoding monovalent cation/H+ antiporter subunit D, with translation MNGMTQLIIAPILLPLLTAGLMLWLGEKHRPLKGRINLLSSILGLGISVVLMLWVQHTGNSGSIGVYLPGNWGVPFGIVLVVDHLSALMMVLTGIVGVCALLFALARWDRAGASFHALFQIQLMGLYGAFLTADLFNLFVFFEVLLAASYGLMLHGSGRARVSAGLHYISINLLASSLFLIGAALIYGVTGTLNFADLAIKIPQVSEADLGLLHAGAAILATAFLAKAGMWPLNFWLVPAYSSASAPVAAMFAIMTKVGIYTLLRLWTLLFSGQAGASAFFGGEWLIFGGMATIFTAAIAIIAAQRLERLASLSILVSAGILLSAIGFAQPSLTSGALFYLVSSTLALSAMFLLGELIERSRSANEIPLEEDADQLPRAMESLHPPPGTNLDDEQKVVVGQVIPMTVAFLGLSFIICALLIIGMPPLSGFIGKLTLLSALLNPLGLDVAQDEALLTRSWMLIGLLIFSGLASLIAFSRLGTQRFWTPHERPSPLLRRNECLPIIILLGLCIALTFKAESLLRYTQDTAAALHEPKQYVQSVLATRPIPGPTSHEVNPEGQP
- a CDS encoding Na+/H+ antiporter subunit E; the encoded protein is MKRVFPAPLLSMALWALWLVLNLSVSPGHLLLGALLGFLAPLLMAPLRPLPVRIRKPGTILKFFWLVGRDVVVSNLQVGLSIWRLKRRPPRSAFVRIPLDLHNAHGLAALAIVTTVVPGTVWSELALDRSVLLMHVFDLENEAQFIEHFKTTYERPLMEIFQ
- a CDS encoding Na+/H+ antiporter subunit C, with amino-acid sequence MEEVIAVAIGVLAASGVWLILRPRTFQVVMGLCLLSYGVNLFIFSMGSLFIGKEPIIKDGIPQDLLNYTDPLPQALVLTAIVISFAMTALFLVVLLASRGLTGTDHVDGREPKA
- a CDS encoding ABC transporter permease; protein product: MSNAILQNKPALAPTRSKRRLPTELSIFLVLIGIGLVFELLGWVMRDQSFLLNSQRLVLMILQVSIIGMLAIGVTQVIITTGIDLSSGSVLALSAMIAASLAQTSDYSRAVFPSLTDLPVWIPVVVGLGVGLLAGAINGSIIAITGIPPFIATLGMMVSARGLARFYTEGQPVSMLSDSYTAIGQGAMPVIIFLVVAVIFHIALRYTKYGKYTYAIGGNMQAARTSGINVKRHLVIVYSIAGLLAGLAGVVASARAATGQAGMGMSYELDAIAAAVIGGTSLAGGVGRITGTVIGALILGVMASGFTFIGVDAYVQDIIKGLIIVVAVVIDQYRNKRKTKR
- a CDS encoding methyl-accepting chemotaxis protein encodes the protein MAENLSMAAGLPLASAPGTALKWWVPAVQSVALCLLLAAMTVSGISLYVVVPCTLLLIWLPRWLLPGPAAVSAESVDADITRLTRDLSRTTSHNALSAAQVAFSVRQLAGRVQSQLGAAEQVVSSAELMITTEQQTAQLSQQALVAASEARARSEAGSGALNESIERMHQLSNRAVTSRELIEALSQRSEEIQRVTMVIQSIASQTNLLALNAAIEAARAGEHGRGFAVVADEVRGLAGRTASATGEVGQMVADIQQRTVQVVEQIRQLSADLDIGVEQVELTGEHLGNIARLAVEVESQVSEISQGAKSNQDQLASLFEAVEHMRSDLAVSDEQTRQLASAAVQMEGQAETISQRLAEVGLDDYHQRIYDLAREGARLIGEKFEADIEQGRVSLDDLFDRNYKPVANTSPTRFTTRFDRYTDQVLPALQEPLLARHEGLVFAIACTQQGYVPTHNSAFNQPLTGDAAVDNARNRSKRKFDDRTGIRCGSHQQPVLLQTYTRDTGELMHDLSVPIIVKGRHWGGLRLGYKPQGSSSH
- a CDS encoding K+/H+ antiporter subunit F, yielding MSNLLDNAILISLLIFALAMVITLLRLIKGPSAQDRVLALDYLYIIAMLMMLVLGIRYASDTYFEAAMLIALFGFVGSFALAKFLLRGEVIE